A window of the Fusarium poae strain DAOMC 252244 chromosome 3, whole genome shotgun sequence genome harbors these coding sequences:
- a CDS encoding hypothetical protein (BUSCO:3983at5125), which yields MSSGAPRPSGRTSANDYRDERPRGSAANLKSERSDPRKGPSPQPNFSSAHKRSASVNPRATSRHDEERRFESRRVTERTFEAQLERLVPRNASPERAHRRNAASESRNTSKAPRNDIPDARQSRAGAETPQAPWNPEATLLPHTTAPLASRISIPPLASTIPHAPQPKPLGELSLELQEAAIVEDLLFVFMGYEGQYIRFAKGYNPNEERDRLSGPSFRTLPGLDPSLQDLTQSMLKMATYYVALEAFVDVQSREEFGSVNHALCASIRKFLQDYLVMIAQLETQFLTSDTFTVHVLNIHTMSTSQMMLQLYSLAHELLKKNALLDDETDESEDSGDDFENILETLRDGGELVPGNMTGKKICKGGVVLGLITKRLESLSGDPSARALLTTLLRDASKPYMNMLNGWLHHGSIHDPHSEFLIKEQKSIRRERLEQDYTDEYWERRYTIRDHDVPPQLEGVKDKVLLAGKYLNVVRECGGVDVSKVAKDVPASFDDNRFLENVNNAYAHANESLMQLLLTAHSLPARLRSLKHYFFLDPSDYFSYFLELGASELRKPVKSVNTGKLQSLLDLVLRQPGSLVSLDPFKEDVKVEMNETILTKALQRVVNITGIEQGEALQPLANQPVDNDKNAVGFTSLQLDYSVPFPVSLVISRKTVWRYQALFRYLLSLRYLESQLSTTWQTQTRGVSWAHKGGSRKLEIWKRRVWTLRARMLVFVQQLLYFCTAEVIEPNWNKFMSRLKTKDENMDSISGTSTRTVDELMQDHVDFLDTCLKECMLTNSKLLRIHSKLMQTCTIFAAYTNWLTRELEKSDPDLTGTNKPSTMTMDQWKRFQMTKAVQRGSTSAHGDSSAGSSEADARIDNLFEIIRKWEGNFSRHLQILLDALNHYAATETVVLLSLCARLSTANQGTEYAGLRQEEEST from the exons ATGTCTTCCGGCGCACCACGACCATCGGGCCGAACAAGCGCCAACGACTACCGCGACGAAAGGCCCCGCGGTTCAGCAGCCAACCTCAAGAGCGAGCGCTCCGATCCTCGCAAGGGTCCTTCGCCCCAGCCCAACTTTTCAAGTGCCCATAAGCGTTCAGCTTCCGTAAATCCGAGGGCTACGAGTCGTCATGATGAGGAACGCCGCTTCGAGTCACGGAGGGTGACGGAGCGCACCTTTGAAGCTCAGCTCGAGCGCCTGGTCCCGCGAAACGCGAGCCCAGAACGAGCACATCGACGCAACGCTGCTTCAGAGAGTAGAAATACGTCCAAAGCACCCAGGAATGATATCCCAGATGCTAGGCAGTCAAGAGCTGGAGCCGAGACCCCACAGG CACCATGgaaccctgaagcaactctCTTACCACATACAACAGCACCCTTGGCCTCTCGAATATCCATACCTCCACTCGCTTCGACCATACCACATGCGCCTCAGCCAAAACCCCTTGGAGAGCTAAGCTTGGAGCTTCAAGAAGCAGCAATAGTAGAGGATCTCCTCTTTGTCTTCATGGGATATGAAGGACAATACATCAGATTCGCTAAGGGTTATAACCCAAACGAAGAGCGGGACAGATTATCAGGACCCAGTTTCAGAACGTTACCTGGCCTTGATCCGAGTCTGCAGGACCTGACTCAATCAATGCTCAAAATGGCAACATATTATGTTGCTCTCGAAGCTTTTGTCGACGTCCAGAGTCGAGAGGAATTCGGGTCCGTGAACCACGCTCTTTGCGCATCGATACGCAAGTTTCTACAAGATTACCTTGTCATGATAGCACAGCTCGAGACACAATTCCTCACAAGCGACACATTCACCGTACATGTGCTCAACATCCATACCATGTCCACCAGCCAGATGATGCTACAGCTTTACTCGCTCGCCCATGAACTGCTCAAAAAAAATGCTCTGCTTGATGACGAAACCGATGAATCTGAGGATAGTGGTGATGATTTTGAGAACATCCTTGAGACACTCCGAGATGGAGGCGAGTTAGTGCCGGGAAACATGACTGGCAAAAAGATATGCAAGGGAGGTGTCGTTCTTGGTTTGATAACGAAGCGTCTGGAGTCTTTGTCGGGCGATCCATCAGCTCGAGCGCTACTAACGACTCTACTGAGGGATGCTAGCAAgccttatatgaatatgctTAACGGATGGCTCCATCATGGTTCCATTCACGACCCTCACTCGGAATTCCTTATCAAGGAGCAGAAGAGTATTCGTCGTGAGAGGCTGGAGCAGGATTATACTGATGAATACTGGGAGAGGAGATACACAATACGAGATCACGACGTTCCGCCACAACTCGAAGGTGTCAAGGACAAAGTTCTATTAGCTGGAAAGTACTTGAACGTTGTCCGTGAGTGCGGTGGCGTCGATGTTAGTAAGGTTGCAAAAGACGTCCCAGCTTCCTTTGACGACAACCGATTCCTTGAGAACGTCAACAACGCTTACGCGCATGCCAACGAATCCCTCATGCAACTCCTCCTCACTGCTCATTCACTACCTGCGCGTCTACGCTCTCTTAAGCATTACTTCTTCCTCGACCCATCAGACTACTTTTCCTACTTCCTCGAGCTGGGCGCTTCAGAATTGCGAAAACCCGTCAAGTCCGTTAACACCGGCAAACTGCAATCGCTACTGGACCTTGTTTTACGCCAGCCTGGAAGCCTTGTCTCCCTTGATCCGTTCAAAGAGGATGTCAAGGTCGAGATGAACGAGACTATCCTCACAAAAGCTTTGCAGCGTGTTGTTAACATCACAGGTATTGAGCAGGGTGAGGCCCTTCAGCCTCTTGCCAATCAACCCGTGGACAACGACAAGAATGCCGTGGGTTTCACATCTCTACAGCTGGATTACTCCGTCCCATTCCCTGTGTCGCTCGTTATTAGTCGGAAGACCGTTTGGCGATACCAAGCTCTCTTCCGTTACCTCCTTTCCCTGCGCTATCTAGAGTCACAACTCTCGACTACCTGGCAAACACAGACTCGAGGCGTTAGCTGGGCACACAAGGGTGGCTCGAGAAAACTCGAGATCTGGAAACGACGCGTTTGGACGCTTCGTGCCCGCATGTTGGTTTTTGTCCAACAACTACTATATTTCTGCACAGCTGAGGTCATTGAGCCGAACTGGAACAAGTTCATGTCTCGTTTAAAGACAAAGGATGAGAATATGGATTCTATCTCGGGAACTTCGACGCGGACCGTAGACGAGCTTATGCAGGACCATGTCGACTTCTTGGATACGTGTCTCAAGGAATGCATGCTTACCAATAGTAAACTACTAAGG ATTCACTCCAAACTCATGCAGACATGCACAATCTTCGCCGCCTATACAAATTGGCTCACCCGCGAGCTCGAAAAGTCAGACCCAGACCTTACAGGCACCAACAAACCCTCAACCATGACGATGGATCAGTGGAAGCGCTTCCAAATGACAAAGGCAGTACAGCGCGGCTCTACGTCAGCCCACGGCGACTCCTCCGCTGGAAGCAGTGAAGCAGACGCTCGCATTGATAATCTTTTCGAGATTATTCGGAAATGGGAGGGCAATTTTAGTCGTCATCTGCAAATCTTGCTTGACGCGCTTAATCACTATGCTGCGACAGAGACAGTGGTATTGCTAAGTCTTTGTGCACGCTTGAGTACCGCGAACCAAGGAACGGAGTATGCTGGTCTACGACAGGAAGAAGAGTCAACTTAG